The following proteins come from a genomic window of Candidatus Latescibacter sp.:
- a CDS encoding DUF2442 domain-containing protein, with protein sequence MTINIQIFKLKPNFFVLFYKIQPSGYGIHWPLIDEDIAIDGLLGIVHTRESIG encoded by the coding sequence TTGACAATAAATATACAAATATTTAAACTCAAACCAAACTTTTTTGTTTTATTTTATAAAATTCAGCCTTCCGGGTACGGTATCCATTGGCCGCTGATCGATGAAGATATTGCAATAGATGGATTGCTCGGAATTGTCCATACCAGAGAATCAATAGGATAA